One genomic window of Mucilaginibacter sp. SJ includes the following:
- a CDS encoding RagB/SusD family nutrient uptake outer membrane protein, translating into MKKTYIILALTALTAASCKKDFIDLTPRDSYTDATFYKTVDQFKQADIAAYAPLRDVLVNDYFTSEMRSDNTIYQAYPSNRGTAYLYRESISNFTNTSTNDYVNAVWQHCYTGISRTNIVIERLKATDFDAAVKAPIDGQAKFLRAFYYFKLVRLFGGVPLFLKEVTKAEDAFLPRSAADAVYNQIIADAKDAISELSAPAKFPQTGEATKGSATMLLAEVYATQKKWADAETLLNTLSGMGYGLNANYADAFTPGNKNSKESIFDIQFLEGTVLGTTPNPLPFHFLPRSTNTSIVTGININNSSTGGWNTPTQDLINAYEPNDKRLDASIGIVEGAYNASDLFVYSANKSVIGYTPAAGKMGVPYIKKYEHPPLIAVTGSSDNFPVYRYSDALLLLAEAQNEQGKSPLTALNTVRSRAGLPATTTADQASLRAIIAHERRVELAFENHRWNDLVRTGKAVDVMNAFGAVLKTQVNYLTPDTYNVTANKLLYPIPQPEIDLNPGQMTQNPGY; encoded by the coding sequence ATGAAAAAGACATATATTATCCTTGCTTTAACAGCACTTACCGCTGCTTCATGTAAAAAAGACTTTATTGACCTTACACCCAGGGATTCCTATACCGATGCTACATTTTATAAAACTGTCGATCAGTTTAAGCAGGCCGACATTGCGGCTTACGCACCCCTGCGTGATGTTTTGGTAAACGATTACTTTACATCTGAAATGCGCTCGGATAATACCATTTACCAGGCTTATCCCAGCAACCGTGGTACCGCGTATTTATATCGCGAAAGTATTTCAAACTTCACAAATACATCTACCAATGATTATGTGAACGCTGTTTGGCAGCATTGCTACACAGGTATCTCCCGCACCAATATTGTTATTGAGCGATTGAAGGCAACAGATTTTGATGCGGCCGTTAAAGCGCCTATTGACGGCCAGGCCAAGTTTTTAAGGGCTTTCTATTACTTTAAACTGGTTAGGTTATTTGGCGGTGTGCCTTTATTTTTAAAGGAAGTGACCAAGGCCGAAGATGCCTTTTTACCGCGCTCTGCAGCAGATGCTGTATACAATCAGATTATTGCTGATGCAAAGGATGCCATAAGTGAACTAAGCGCCCCGGCGAAGTTTCCGCAAACAGGCGAAGCTACTAAAGGATCAGCCACAATGCTGCTGGCCGAGGTTTATGCTACTCAAAAGAAATGGGCAGATGCCGAAACGTTGCTAAACACGCTCTCGGGTATGGGTTACGGCCTGAACGCTAATTATGCCGATGCATTTACACCAGGCAATAAAAATAGCAAAGAGTCGATATTTGATATTCAGTTTTTGGAAGGGACTGTTTTGGGAACTACGCCTAACCCGCTGCCTTTCCATTTTTTACCACGGAGTACCAATACTTCAATCGTCACCGGTATAAATATCAACAACAGCTCAACCGGCGGCTGGAATACACCTACACAGGATCTGATCAATGCCTATGAGCCCAATGACAAGCGCCTTGATGCTTCTATCGGGATTGTGGAAGGTGCCTACAATGCCAGCGACCTGTTTGTTTATTCGGCCAATAAAAGTGTAATTGGTTATACGCCGGCGGCTGGTAAAATGGGCGTACCTTACATCAAAAAGTACGAGCACCCGCCACTCATTGCGGTTACCGGCTCAAGTGATAACTTCCCTGTTTACCGTTATTCAGATGCATTGCTGCTTTTAGCCGAAGCACAGAACGAGCAGGGTAAATCGCCATTAACTGCACTGAACACAGTAAGGTCAAGGGCTGGGCTACCCGCAACAACCACTGCCGACCAGGCATCTTTGCGCGCTATCATAGCACATGAACGCCGGGTCGAGCTGGCCTTCGAAAACCACCGCTGGAACGATCTTGTACGCACCGGCAAAGCTGTTGACGTGATGAACGCTTTTGGAGCTGTACTAAAAACTCAGGTAAACTACCTTACACCTGATACATATAATGTAACAGCCAACAAATTGTTATATCCCATCCCACAGCCCGAAATTGATTTAAACCCTGGTCAGATGACTCAAAACCCGGGTTATTGA
- a CDS encoding metallophosphoesterase, which produces MLPKYRNAFAAGLCLGSLLLNNSAQSEPLLPTDTVLNTPGPEATVKPGDFSIAVIPDSQYYLAQAQLGGTFEMFKAQIDWIQKNQTKENIAYVAHMGDITEHGDNPVTARSEWYLAKTALYGLENPVSIPYGLAVGNHDQFPSQHPVTGTTNGYNQYFGVKHFEGRSYYGGHYGNNNDSHYDLFTAGGIDFIVLFLEFDAFNEDQAGMYGWANQILSKYASRKAIVVSHSILHFNPVAGSNTPQAPFNAQGKAIYESLKNNPNLFMMLCGHVGDNGEGYRTEVFNGHTIKAFLNDYQSRPNGGNGLMRLYKFSVKRNELSVKTFSPYAKTSETDADSQFTVLLFDTPVKQ; this is translated from the coding sequence ATGTTACCGAAATACAGAAATGCATTCGCAGCCGGGCTTTGCCTTGGCTCATTATTGTTGAATAACAGCGCGCAATCAGAACCATTGCTTCCAACAGATACCGTGTTAAACACTCCGGGACCCGAAGCAACGGTTAAACCCGGCGATTTTTCAATCGCTGTAATTCCCGATTCGCAATACTACCTGGCCCAGGCACAGCTTGGCGGAACTTTTGAGATGTTCAAAGCGCAGATTGACTGGATCCAGAAGAACCAGACCAAAGAAAACATAGCCTATGTAGCACACATGGGGGATATTACCGAACATGGTGATAACCCGGTAACAGCCAGAAGTGAGTGGTACCTTGCCAAAACCGCGCTTTATGGCCTGGAAAATCCCGTTAGTATTCCTTATGGTTTGGCTGTTGGTAATCATGACCAGTTCCCGTCACAACACCCGGTTACTGGCACTACTAATGGATATAATCAATATTTTGGTGTAAAACACTTTGAGGGACGTTCATATTATGGCGGTCATTACGGTAATAATAACGATAGCCATTATGACTTGTTTACAGCAGGCGGCATTGATTTTATCGTGTTGTTCCTCGAATTTGATGCTTTTAACGAAGATCAGGCAGGCATGTATGGCTGGGCTAACCAAATTTTAAGCAAATACGCCTCCCGCAAGGCAATCGTAGTAAGTCATTCAATTTTACATTTTAACCCGGTAGCCGGTTCAAACACCCCGCAGGCTCCTTTTAACGCGCAGGGCAAGGCTATTTATGAAAGCCTTAAAAACAATCCCAATTTGTTTATGATGCTTTGCGGGCACGTTGGCGATAATGGCGAGGGGTATCGTACGGAAGTTTTTAACGGCCACACAATTAAGGCTTTCCTTAACGATTATCAAAGCAGGCCAAACGGTGGTAATGGGTTGATGCGTTTGTATAAGTTTTCGGTTAAGCGCAACGAGTTGTCAGTCAAAACATTTTCTCCTTATGCCAAAACAAGCGAAACGGACGCCGATAGCCAATTTACGGTTCTTTTATTTGATACACCTGTAAAACAATAG
- a CDS encoding DUF1003 domain-containing protein, which translates to MSNNKKNWYQRHIDSMNFGQRLADSVAAGMGSWRFIIIQTLIVALWMALNVVAFIGHWDPYPYILLNLLFSTQAAYAAPIIMMAQNRQNERDRAQANEDFRTNVEAKKEIEELQLRLNAIEVDKLDRILALLEKMDKE; encoded by the coding sequence ATGTCAAACAATAAAAAAAACTGGTATCAAAGACATATCGATTCCATGAACTTTGGGCAGCGATTGGCCGACTCTGTAGCGGCTGGCATGGGTTCATGGCGGTTCATCATCATTCAAACCTTAATTGTTGCATTGTGGATGGCGCTAAACGTAGTGGCCTTTATTGGCCATTGGGATCCCTACCCCTACATTTTATTAAACTTGTTGTTTTCAACCCAGGCGGCATATGCGGCGCCGATTATCATGATGGCACAGAACCGCCAAAATGAGCGTGACCGCGCCCAGGCCAATGAAGATTTCCGAACCAATGTGGAAGCAAAAAAAGAAATTGAAGAATTACAACTGCGCTTAAACGCCATTGAAGTAGACAAGCTCGACAGAATCCTGGCACTGCTTGAAAAAATGGATAAAGAATAA
- a CDS encoding lipase maturation factor family protein yields the protein MLDSFEHTSAPQYWLTRFVILRLLGAVYAVAFLVAITQVLPLIGSNGLLPVDHYLHQVSIALGSKGAGFMRLPSVFWFWHSDQALLLVSWTGLILSLIVVAGYANALSMGILWVLYLSLVHVGQDWYSYGWEIQLTETGFLAIFLCPLLDMRPFPKRPPPLLIIILFRWLIFRIMFGAGMIKYRGDEVWRNGTALYYYFETQPIPGPFSRWFHFLPHSLLRLGVWFNWLAELLAPWFVFGPRILRHIAGTVIILFQFAIILSGNLSFLNWLTIVPALACLDDGLWATLLPGVLVRKAAKAAQEAEVSQPMQYTVLAVACIVGMLSIQPVFNLLSSKQIMNTSFDPLELVNTYGAFGSVGKERYNVVFEGTSDINPDSANWKAYPYKGLPVAPGGPLRQVAPYQLRLDWEMWFAAMSTADQYPWTYHLAWKLLHNDPGVVGLFAGNPFPGKPPRYIRAVIYRYRFARPVPGADPYWKREKLGLWLPVLSVQNPQFVAYLKGQGWL from the coding sequence ATGTTAGATAGCTTTGAACATACCTCAGCACCTCAGTATTGGCTCACTCGTTTTGTGATTCTTCGCCTGCTGGGTGCGGTTTACGCGGTGGCGTTCCTTGTGGCTATAACCCAGGTGCTGCCATTAATCGGCTCAAATGGCTTATTACCGGTTGATCATTATTTGCATCAGGTAAGTATAGCACTGGGTTCAAAAGGAGCAGGGTTTATGCGGCTGCCTTCAGTGTTTTGGTTTTGGCATTCAGATCAGGCATTACTGCTTGTTTCATGGACAGGTTTAATTTTATCCCTGATTGTTGTGGCCGGTTATGCCAACGCGCTTTCAATGGGGATATTGTGGGTATTGTATCTATCGTTGGTACATGTTGGGCAGGACTGGTATAGTTATGGCTGGGAAATCCAATTGACAGAAACCGGCTTTCTGGCTATATTTTTATGCCCTTTGCTGGATATGCGGCCTTTCCCAAAACGTCCGCCGCCTTTGCTTATCATTATTCTGTTTCGCTGGCTCATCTTCCGGATCATGTTTGGGGCGGGAATGATTAAATACCGTGGCGATGAGGTGTGGCGCAACGGTACGGCACTGTATTATTATTTTGAAACCCAGCCAATACCGGGACCGTTTAGCCGCTGGTTTCACTTTCTGCCACATTCGTTATTGCGGCTTGGTGTTTGGTTCAATTGGCTGGCCGAACTATTGGCACCCTGGTTTGTTTTTGGCCCGCGGATATTAAGGCACATCGCAGGTACCGTTATCATTCTGTTCCAATTTGCAATCATCCTGAGCGGGAACCTCTCTTTTTTGAATTGGCTTACCATTGTGCCTGCGCTGGCTTGCCTGGATGATGGTTTGTGGGCTACACTCTTGCCGGGCGTACTTGTACGCAAAGCTGCGAAAGCTGCACAGGAAGCAGAGGTTTCACAACCCATGCAATACACGGTGCTGGCGGTGGCTTGTATTGTAGGGATGCTCAGCATCCAGCCTGTATTCAATCTCTTATCGTCCAAACAAATTATGAATACTTCGTTCGACCCGTTAGAACTCGTGAACACTTACGGCGCGTTTGGCAGCGTTGGAAAGGAACGTTACAACGTGGTTTTTGAAGGAACAAGTGATATCAATCCCGACAGCGCAAACTGGAAAGCTTATCCTTACAAAGGGTTGCCTGTAGCGCCTGGTGGGCCGCTCCGCCAGGTGGCGCCGTACCAATTAAGACTGGACTGGGAGATGTGGTTTGCCGCAATGTCCACAGCCGATCAGTATCCCTGGACATATCACCTGGCCTGGAAACTATTACACAATGATCCGGGGGTAGTTGGTTTATTTGCCGGAAATCCGTTCCCGGGAAAACCACCGCGTTATATTCGTGCTGTTATTTATCGTTACCGTTTTGCCCGTCCCGTGCCCGGTGCTGACCCCTACTGGAAACGGGAAAAGTTAGGATTATGGTTGCCCGTGCTTTCCGTGCAAAACCCGCAATTTGTTGCTTATCTGAAAGGTCAGGGCTGGCTATAA
- a CDS encoding HopJ type III effector protein, translating into MKEQLSDLLTALKGGTVTFNDVIEFINNYYEHQPTAFKNGNVYNEAAQNQGSARVFAFAQFNNLSEPDTLYLFAEHYRAVLANPDGTDHQNIRQFMLMAGRESRLKGMPWC; encoded by the coding sequence ATGAAAGAACAATTGTCTGATCTACTTACTGCCCTAAAAGGTGGCACGGTTACATTTAATGACGTCATCGAATTTATTAATAATTATTACGAGCATCAGCCAACTGCATTTAAAAATGGCAATGTTTATAACGAAGCCGCGCAGAACCAGGGTAGCGCCAGGGTTTTCGCTTTTGCACAATTCAATAATCTAAGTGAACCCGATACGCTTTATTTATTTGCGGAGCACTACAGGGCCGTACTGGCAAATCCAGATGGTACAGATCATCAAAATATCCGTCAGTTTATGCTTATGGCTGGCCGGGAATCACGTTTGAAGGGGATGCCCTGGTGTTAA
- a CDS encoding chromate resistance protein ChrB domain-containing protein, with protein MKWITRARPKIDRIACPWLIKRFIDPEGEIIYVPYEEVLAKAAELDAIPFDIPNVEYTHYEDQCTFDYFLKKHQLKDAALNRLASIIRGADTDRHDFAPQSAGLEAVFSGLRHDIADDQQLLALGMVIYDGLYNWAKYLHKQKHTDGPVEQRLIQVYHQYLKTKGDKKAPSWTKELKEMIQDQIDTNMSLSLQQASEELEINPAYLSREFSKYFENMSFGDYIRKMRIEKAINLMGTTAHNFTEIAYLTGFSDQGHFSRIFKQHTGQSPSEYKKSLAKK; from the coding sequence ATGAAATGGATCACGCGTGCCCGTCCTAAAATTGACCGTATTGCCTGCCCCTGGCTTATTAAACGCTTCATTGATCCTGAAGGTGAAATCATCTATGTTCCGTACGAGGAAGTGCTGGCGAAGGCAGCTGAGCTGGATGCTATCCCTTTTGATATTCCCAATGTAGAATATACCCACTACGAAGATCAATGCACCTTTGATTATTTCCTTAAAAAACACCAGTTAAAAGATGCAGCTTTAAACCGGCTGGCCTCGATAATCAGGGGCGCGGATACCGACCGTCACGATTTTGCGCCACAATCAGCCGGGCTGGAAGCGGTATTTTCGGGGTTAAGACATGATATTGCCGATGATCAGCAACTCCTGGCATTAGGCATGGTAATTTATGATGGACTATACAACTGGGCCAAATACCTCCATAAACAAAAACATACAGATGGGCCTGTTGAGCAAAGACTTATACAAGTTTATCATCAATATCTTAAAACTAAAGGAGATAAAAAAGCGCCATCCTGGACAAAGGAACTTAAAGAGATGATCCAGGATCAGATCGATACCAATATGAGCCTGAGCCTGCAACAGGCATCTGAAGAACTGGAGATCAACCCGGCTTATTTATCCAGGGAGTTTTCCAAATATTTTGAAAATATGAGTTTTGGCGACTATATCCGGAAAATGCGGATTGAAAAAGCCATTAACCTGATGGGGACCACCGCCCACAACTTCACCGAGATCGCTTACCTAACCGGCTTTTCTGATCAGGGCCATTTTTCCAGGATTTTTAAGCAGCATACGGGCCAAAGCCCTTCGGAGTATAAAAAAAGCCTGGCTAAAAAGTAA
- a CDS encoding TolC family protein, producing MYSKNYSKFYQAKISKIILLMLAMGVFCQQLHAQQTGGVYLDSLLSTAARNYPLIKAKRLQTKGLQYAVKLQQNGIIPSMNASYQVDYATYNNITGMIYPQYITPISGPPSKSNDYKGTSGSAAALNLQWEPFTFGQRGAAVELARGRLKNGQADETLTIFQHKILVINAWLNYLLTADLVKVYQSNISRDAYHLKQSQAVVSSGLRPGTDSSTFHAELAKAQIQLIAFERRRDSCLIVLKELTGGNLPGAPVADSAMFRSLPVVALNADDAEHPEVSLQKTNVLTNELTLKTYKRSLLPKLTIWSVGYGRGSGVAADGSVNNSDGWRFERYNYGIGAQLSFPILEAFRQKPLFKQQQLNIEASREQLKQTELHLNTEREIADSALTKAIQSARLAPEALKAARYAYQAIQSRYQSGLIGYYDVIQSLQLLYQSEASVKIAYWEAWKSLLTKAAYQGNIDVFLNQYGK from the coding sequence GTGTATTCAAAAAACTATTCGAAATTTTATCAGGCTAAAATCTCAAAAATTATACTGTTGATGCTGGCCATGGGGGTGTTTTGTCAGCAGCTTCATGCACAGCAAACCGGCGGCGTTTACCTTGATTCCCTGCTCAGCACGGCGGCCCGTAATTATCCGCTGATTAAAGCCAAACGTTTGCAGACCAAGGGATTGCAATATGCCGTTAAATTACAGCAAAACGGCATCATTCCTTCTATGAATGCATCTTACCAGGTAGATTACGCTACTTACAACAATATTACGGGTATGATCTATCCGCAATACATTACACCTATCAGCGGCCCGCCAAGCAAATCCAATGATTATAAAGGCACGTCGGGAAGTGCTGCGGCGCTGAACCTGCAATGGGAGCCTTTTACCTTTGGGCAGCGCGGAGCAGCCGTTGAATTGGCCAGGGGAAGACTCAAAAACGGGCAAGCCGACGAAACGCTTACTATTTTTCAGCATAAGATATTGGTGATCAATGCCTGGCTCAATTACCTGCTTACGGCCGACCTGGTTAAAGTTTATCAAAGCAATATCAGCAGGGATGCTTATCACCTGAAACAATCACAGGCTGTTGTATCAAGCGGGTTAAGGCCTGGCACGGATTCATCTACCTTTCACGCCGAACTGGCTAAAGCGCAGATCCAACTTATTGCTTTTGAACGGCGAAGGGATTCATGCCTGATCGTTTTAAAAGAACTTACCGGGGGGAATTTACCTGGTGCCCCTGTTGCGGATTCTGCGATGTTTAGGAGTCTGCCTGTTGTTGCGCTCAATGCGGATGATGCTGAACATCCGGAGGTTAGCTTACAAAAAACCAATGTACTTACCAATGAATTAACCCTGAAAACCTACAAAAGAAGCCTTTTGCCTAAACTAACTATCTGGAGCGTGGGTTATGGCCGCGGATCAGGCGTAGCCGCCGATGGTTCGGTCAACAACAGTGATGGATGGCGTTTTGAGCGGTATAATTATGGTATCGGCGCACAGCTTTCTTTTCCTATCCTGGAAGCATTTCGACAGAAACCATTATTCAAACAGCAACAGTTGAATATTGAGGCCAGCCGGGAGCAGCTTAAACAAACTGAACTGCATTTGAACACCGAACGGGAAATAGCAGATTCCGCTTTAACAAAAGCTATACAATCTGCCCGGCTGGCCCCGGAAGCATTGAAAGCTGCGCGGTACGCCTACCAGGCCATACAATCCCGCTATCAGTCGGGGCTCATCGGTTATTATGATGTGATCCAGTCCCTGCAATTGCTTTACCAATCGGAAGCTTCGGTTAAGATCGCTTATTGGGAAGCCTGGAAATCTTTATTAACTAAAGCCGCTTACCAGGGCAATATAGATGTCTTTTTAAATCAATACGGAAAATGA
- a CDS encoding efflux RND transporter permease subunit, with translation MNIIQLLYGSLRKPVAIIVAVIAIVFFSVISIRNMPVDIFPKLGTPTIYVAQTYGGLSAEQLEGYITSYYEYHFLYVTGIKSVESKTIQGVTLLKLNFHEGTDMGQATGEVVAMVNRARAFMPPGTISPFVTRFDGGSVPVGQLVFSSTRSLSEVQDLALFKVRPMFSTLPGVSAPPPFGGNQRTVLIKADPDKLRSYNVTPQDLVTAIAKGNVITPSGNIRVGDQTLITPQNTVVENIQDLANIPIKTGSGPAVFVHDVAAVDNGADITSGYALINGKRSVYIPVTKRADASTWDVVQRVKAALPDMQAAIPPDIKVSYEFDQSGYVINSIKSLTTEGILGAVLTGLMVLLFLRDWRGSLIVVLTIPLALLSAVICLKLFGQSINIMTLGGLALAVGILVDEATVTIENIHHHQEKGEPKGRAILEASKEIALPKLLILLCILAIFFPAFFMSGIPKAMFLPLSLAVGLAMIASFLLSQSFVPVMANWLFKDHLSENAKEGEKMSKFKDRHGKWLKKAATASTLIVTVYLLVSVVAAVLLFNVLGKELFPKVDAGQFQVRIRLADGTRLERTETKTKALLALIDSLSGGQKIAITSAFIGNQGSSYPVNAIHLWTSGPQEAVLKVNFVENAGINLEDFKETLRKEVALKIPGMQISFEPSDLVDQVMSQGTNTPVQIRILLGKNLLQDREFGQRILDQLHKLPYLRDITYGAPQSYPAMKLEFDRVRLGQLGLTVDDVGKSLIAATSSSRFTQPNYWLDKANATAYQVQVQVPEFIMNDPGKVDNILLGSNGGKQVFMRDVASWKMGRIEGEYDRLNQKRFITLTANLHGKSLGVAIHDIDKIIAGLGKLPDGMKIQQQGQAEVFQQTFDELQTGVLLAIVVIFLLLAVNFQSFRVSLIVIGIIPGVLTGCFFLLWLTGKTLNIQSYMGCIMAIGVAVANAILFIIQAENYRKLRTENSFLIGIRDRTRPILMTGLAMIAGMVPMASGIGEGGDQTAPLGIAVIGGLLFGLLLSLLILPLIYHAVAGDRPVKLISLDPDDKESKYFIITEPNA, from the coding sequence ATGAATATCATCCAGCTTTTATATGGTTCATTAAGAAAACCGGTAGCGATCATTGTCGCCGTTATCGCCATTGTTTTCTTTTCCGTAATTTCTATTCGCAATATGCCCGTGGATATTTTTCCAAAACTGGGCACCCCAACCATCTATGTGGCACAAACCTATGGCGGCCTGTCTGCGGAGCAATTGGAAGGTTATATTACATCTTATTATGAGTACCACTTTCTGTATGTTACCGGCATCAAATCGGTTGAAAGTAAGACAATACAAGGCGTAACCCTGCTGAAGCTGAACTTTCATGAGGGTACGGATATGGGCCAGGCCACCGGTGAAGTTGTGGCGATGGTGAACCGGGCGAGGGCATTTATGCCACCGGGTACTATATCTCCCTTTGTTACCCGTTTTGACGGCGGCAGTGTACCGGTAGGGCAACTGGTATTCAGCTCAACGCGCTCCCTGTCTGAAGTGCAGGACCTGGCCTTGTTTAAGGTGAGGCCCATGTTCTCAACCCTGCCGGGTGTTTCTGCTCCGCCGCCCTTCGGGGGGAACCAGAGAACCGTGCTCATTAAAGCCGATCCTGATAAATTACGCAGTTACAATGTTACACCCCAGGACCTGGTAACCGCCATTGCCAAAGGGAATGTCATTACCCCCTCGGGCAACATTCGTGTGGGCGACCAAACGCTGATCACGCCGCAAAATACGGTTGTGGAAAATATCCAGGACCTGGCTAATATTCCTATCAAAACAGGGAGCGGCCCGGCTGTTTTTGTACATGATGTGGCCGCGGTAGATAATGGGGCTGATATTACATCAGGTTATGCACTCATTAACGGCAAACGCTCCGTGTATATTCCTGTAACCAAAAGGGCCGATGCTTCTACCTGGGATGTGGTTCAACGGGTTAAAGCGGCATTGCCGGATATGCAGGCTGCCATACCGCCGGACATCAAAGTAAGCTATGAGTTTGACCAGTCGGGCTATGTCATCAATTCGATAAAGAGTTTAACTACAGAAGGGATATTAGGCGCCGTACTCACTGGCCTCATGGTACTGTTATTTCTGCGCGATTGGAGGGGATCGCTCATTGTGGTACTTACTATTCCGCTGGCTTTGTTATCAGCGGTTATTTGTTTGAAATTATTCGGTCAATCCATCAATATCATGACTTTAGGCGGCCTGGCGCTGGCCGTTGGTATTTTAGTAGATGAAGCCACCGTTACTATAGAAAATATCCATCATCACCAGGAAAAAGGCGAGCCCAAAGGTCGGGCGATACTGGAAGCTTCTAAAGAGATAGCGTTACCCAAGCTGTTAATATTGCTATGTATCCTTGCGATATTTTTTCCGGCATTTTTTATGTCCGGTATTCCCAAAGCAATGTTTTTGCCTTTATCCTTAGCGGTAGGTTTGGCCATGATCGCGTCATTCCTGCTTTCACAATCCTTTGTCCCGGTCATGGCCAACTGGCTTTTTAAGGATCATTTGAGCGAAAACGCGAAAGAGGGTGAAAAGATGAGTAAATTTAAAGACCGGCATGGCAAATGGCTGAAAAAAGCCGCCACCGCATCTACATTGATTGTTACGGTATACCTGTTGGTATCTGTGGTTGCCGCGGTTTTATTGTTCAATGTTTTAGGAAAAGAATTATTTCCTAAAGTTGATGCAGGCCAATTCCAGGTTAGGATTCGTTTAGCCGATGGCACCCGTCTTGAGCGTACTGAAACTAAAACCAAAGCATTGCTGGCTCTGATAGATAGTTTATCGGGCGGGCAAAAAATAGCCATTACTTCTGCCTTTATCGGCAACCAGGGTTCGTCATACCCTGTTAATGCCATCCACTTATGGACAAGCGGCCCCCAGGAAGCAGTTCTTAAAGTCAATTTCGTGGAGAATGCAGGCATAAATCTCGAAGATTTTAAGGAAACTTTGAGAAAAGAAGTGGCCCTGAAAATACCCGGTATGCAAATTTCCTTTGAGCCGTCGGACCTGGTAGACCAGGTAATGAGCCAGGGCACCAATACTCCTGTACAAATCAGGATATTATTGGGTAAGAACCTGTTGCAGGACAGGGAATTTGGGCAGCGGATCCTGGATCAATTACACAAATTGCCTTACCTGCGTGACATTACCTATGGCGCACCTCAAAGTTATCCCGCCATGAAACTGGAGTTTGACCGGGTTCGGTTAGGACAATTAGGTTTAACTGTGGATGATGTCGGCAAATCACTGATCGCGGCCACGTCTTCCAGCAGGTTTACCCAGCCCAATTACTGGCTGGATAAAGCTAATGCCACTGCTTACCAGGTGCAAGTGCAGGTGCCCGAGTTTATCATGAACGACCCTGGTAAGGTAGATAATATCCTGTTGGGCTCAAATGGCGGCAAACAGGTGTTTATGCGGGATGTGGCAAGTTGGAAGATGGGTAGGATAGAAGGGGAGTATGACCGTTTAAACCAAAAGCGTTTTATCACACTTACGGCCAACCTGCACGGCAAATCGTTAGGCGTGGCCATCCACGACATTGATAAGATTATTGCAGGTTTAGGGAAGTTGCCCGATGGTATGAAGATCCAGCAGCAGGGCCAGGCAGAAGTGTTTCAGCAAACATTTGATGAACTGCAAACAGGTGTGCTGTTGGCCATTGTTGTGATATTCCTGTTGCTGGCCGTTAATTTCCAATCATTCAGAGTCTCATTGATCGTGATCGGTATTATACCAGGCGTATTGACCGGGTGTTTTTTTCTGCTGTGGCTAACGGGCAAAACCTTAAACATTCAATCTTACATGGGTTGTATTATGGCCATTGGCGTGGCGGTGGCCAATGCTATCCTGTTTATCATACAGGCAGAAAACTATCGTAAACTAAGAACCGAAAATTCATTTTTGATCGGGATCAGGGATAGGACAAGGCCAATCCTGATGACCGGCCTTGCAATGATTGCCGGGATGGTCCCGATGGCATCGGGAATAGGTGAGGGCGGTGATCAGACCGCGCCTTTAGGCATAGCGGTAATAGGCGGGTTATTATTCGGGTTGCTCTTGAGCCTGTTGATTTTACCGCTGATCTATCATGCCGTAGCCGGCGACCGTCCGGTTAAGCTAATTTCACTGGATCCCGACGATAAGGAAAGCAAATACTTTATCATTACCGAACCAAACGCATGA